The following proteins come from a genomic window of Aequorivita marisscotiae:
- the pbpC gene encoding penicillin-binding protein 1C codes for MLWLFCLPSPLFNVPTATVAESSTGQMLGARIAVDGQWRFPQMDSVPERFEKCILYFEDEHFYWHPGFNPVSISKALWHNITTDSRRGGSTITQQVIRLSRQNKGRTYFEKVVEIFQATRLEAGYKKKSILSLYASYAPFGGNVVGLETASWRYFGIPASELSWGQSAALAVLPNAPSLIFPGKNEEILKKKRDGLLLKLFRNEVIDETTYQLALDEKLPGKPLPLPEFASHLTEKIRKEHHGKRIETTIDFSLQQKVNNIVKEQHYMLAQNQINNLAVLVLDVNTREVLAYVGNSPTTREHNNFVDIIEKPRSTGSLLKPFLFTSMLDAGEILPNTLVADIPTSVNGYMPENFDKQFNGAVPASVALSRSLNIPAVRMLRDFGLQRFYNVLGKINLNEIDKPSDYYGLSLILGGAESSLWDITKAYAGMASTLNFFNNSSSEYRKNEFVEPVYVKEHDVPIAIGIGKIQQKPSVWNAGAIYETFNAMQKVNRPSGEENWEFFTSSQPLAWKTGTSYGFKDAWAVGVTPKYAIGVWAGNADGEGRPGLTGIQAAAPVLFDVLNILPQSGWFKIPYDELVEVEVCSKSGHLAGLFCDEIKEEWIPKSGVRTEACPYHQTVFLDASQNYRVNSSCYPLSEMVQKNWFVLPPVMEYYYAQLHPEYKILPPFAFDCLQESEKLMAFIYPKKNEAVLLPKNFDENVNEVIFKLAHRSPDTTVFWYLDSEYIGKTETFHELAVSPKPGKYLLTAVDAEGNELREKIEIKTLQ; via the coding sequence ATGCTTTGGCTATTCTGCCTTCCATCCCCATTATTTAACGTTCCAACCGCGACCGTTGCGGAAAGTAGCACTGGCCAGATGCTTGGTGCGCGAATTGCAGTTGACGGCCAATGGCGTTTTCCACAAATGGATTCTGTGCCGGAACGGTTCGAAAAATGCATTCTTTATTTTGAGGATGAACATTTTTATTGGCATCCCGGTTTTAATCCGGTTTCAATTTCAAAAGCGCTCTGGCACAATATTACTACCGATTCCCGCCGTGGTGGAAGTACAATTACGCAACAAGTAATCCGACTTTCCCGACAAAATAAAGGACGTACTTATTTTGAAAAAGTGGTTGAAATTTTTCAAGCCACGCGATTGGAAGCGGGTTACAAAAAGAAATCAATTCTAAGTTTATATGCTTCCTACGCGCCTTTCGGTGGAAATGTGGTGGGGCTCGAAACTGCTTCGTGGCGATATTTTGGAATTCCCGCTAGCGAACTGAGTTGGGGGCAATCAGCGGCATTGGCAGTGCTTCCAAATGCGCCGTCGCTTATTTTTCCTGGCAAAAACGAAGAAATTTTAAAGAAAAAAAGAGATGGGTTATTGCTGAAACTTTTCAGAAATGAAGTGATTGATGAAACCACGTATCAATTGGCTTTGGATGAAAAATTGCCGGGAAAACCTTTGCCATTACCAGAATTTGCATCGCATTTAACCGAAAAAATAAGAAAGGAACATCACGGAAAACGCATTGAAACCACAATTGATTTTTCGCTTCAGCAAAAGGTAAATAATATTGTAAAAGAACAACATTATATGTTGGCGCAAAATCAAATAAATAACCTCGCCGTTTTGGTTTTGGATGTGAATACTCGGGAAGTTCTGGCGTACGTGGGCAATTCACCAACCACACGCGAGCACAACAATTTTGTAGATATAATTGAAAAACCACGAAGCACGGGCAGTTTATTGAAACCCTTTCTATTTACTTCAATGCTCGATGCGGGCGAAATTCTTCCAAATACATTGGTTGCTGATATTCCAACTTCGGTGAATGGGTACATGCCTGAAAACTTCGACAAACAATTTAATGGCGCAGTGCCGGCCAGCGTTGCACTTTCGCGTTCGCTGAATATTCCCGCGGTGCGAATGTTACGTGATTTTGGATTGCAGCGTTTTTATAATGTTTTGGGCAAAATTAATTTAAACGAAATAGATAAACCTTCAGATTATTACGGACTTTCGTTGATTCTCGGTGGCGCGGAAAGTAGTTTGTGGGATATTACAAAAGCTTATGCAGGAATGGCTTCAACGTTAAATTTCTTCAATAATTCTTCCAGCGAATATCGGAAAAATGAATTTGTGGAACCTGTTTATGTGAAAGAGCACGATGTCCCGATAGCTATCGGGATCGGCAAAATTCAACAAAAACCTTCCGTTTGGAATGCTGGAGCCATTTATGAAACTTTCAACGCAATGCAAAAAGTGAATCGCCCGAGCGGGGAAGAAAACTGGGAATTTTTTACCAGCAGTCAGCCGCTAGCTTGGAAAACTGGGACGAGCTACGGATTTAAAGATGCGTGGGCAGTGGGGGTAACGCCTAAATACGCAATCGGGGTTTGGGCGGGAAATGCCGATGGGGAAGGCCGTCCGGGATTAACGGGAATTCAAGCTGCAGCGCCAGTTTTGTTTGATGTTTTAAATATTTTACCGCAAAGCGGTTGGTTTAAAATTCCGTATGATGAATTGGTTGAGGTAGAGGTTTGTTCAAAAAGCGGTCATCTCGCTGGGCTTTTTTGCGATGAAATAAAAGAGGAATGGATTCCAAAAAGTGGAGTGAGAACCGAAGCTTGTCCGTATCATCAAACTGTATTTCTAGATGCTTCACAAAATTATCGGGTGAATTCGTCGTGTTATCCGCTTTCGGAAATGGTTCAGAAAAATTGGTTTGTATTGCCGCCGGTGATGGAATATTATTATGCACAACTTCATCCGGAATATAAAATTCTTCCCCCTTTTGCGTTCGATTGTTTGCAGGAAAGTGAAAAGTTAATGGCTTTTATTTATCCGAAGAAAAATGAAGCGGTTTTGCTTCCGAAGAATTTTGATGAAAACGTAAACGAAGTAATTTTCAAACTTGCCCACCGTTCTCCGGACACTACTGTTTTTTGGTATTTGGATTCGGAATATATTGGGAAGACTGAAACCTTTCACGAGTTGGCAGTTTCGCCAAAGCCCGGAAAATATTTATTGACAGCTGTGGATGCGGAAGGCAATGAGCTTCGGGAAAAAATTGAAATTAAAACGCTTCAATAA
- a CDS encoding T9SS type A sorting domain-containing protein, which yields MVLGGHTYIRSNPRLAYDFAVARLNPDGSLDNTYGNNGVATTQIVDEANYANGLVIQADDKVVLAGRTVKLFDYDFAMIRFNTDGTLDSTFGNGGKVSTDNDGKEDHGYAIAMQPDNKIILAGHSYSAAGDDSEMVIARYHNDDTAGIEGFEKNDIRLYPNPANGQITIELSDASSNYQVAIFDVLGKKVYASEIQKVGQIDVSALASGTYLVKLNSDNKSSVVRFVKQ from the coding sequence ATCGTTTTGGGAGGTCATACGTATATCAGAAGCAACCCAAGACTAGCCTATGATTTTGCAGTGGCAAGACTAAATCCAGACGGAAGTCTTGATAACACGTATGGTAATAATGGAGTGGCCACAACGCAAATTGTAGATGAAGCCAATTATGCCAACGGTTTAGTAATACAGGCAGATGACAAAGTAGTTTTAGCAGGTCGTACAGTAAAATTGTTCGATTATGATTTCGCAATGATTCGTTTTAATACTGACGGAACCTTGGATTCTACCTTTGGAAATGGTGGAAAAGTGAGCACAGATAATGATGGAAAAGAAGACCACGGATATGCAATTGCAATGCAGCCAGATAACAAAATTATTTTAGCGGGTCACTCATATTCTGCAGCAGGTGATGATTCTGAAATGGTTATTGCACGTTATCATAATGATGACACTGCAGGAATTGAAGGATTTGAAAAAAATGATATCCGCCTTTATCCAAACCCTGCAAACGGACAAATTACAATTGAATTAAGCGATGCTTCTTCAAACTATCAAGTTGCTATTTTTGATGTTTTGGGCAAAAAAGTATATGCTTCCGAAATTCAAAAAGTAGGACAGATTGATGTTTCTGCTTTGGCTTCGGGCACCTATTTGGTAAAACTTAATTCTGATAACAAATCAAGCGTTGTTCGATTTGTGAAGCAATAA
- a CDS encoding efflux RND transporter periplasmic adaptor subunit, producing MKKINQLYLFPIALGILFMLTSCGEEKTGQQAPQALPFPVVTVPTKTVTAYATYPTSLEGIINSEVRAKTSGYITQVLVDEGEKVKKGQTLFRLETQALSQDAAAAKANVNAAQVEVNKLKPLVEKNIISGVQLETAKAKLAQAQSGYNAIAANIGYATIKSPVDGYVGAIPFREGALISPTSQMPLTTVANIEKIYAFFSLNEKAYLDFIEKNEGSTLEEKIKNLPKVRLVLANGSLYDKEGTIETINSQVNPSTGTVSFRAVFDNPNRILSSGYSGIIQLPNTYENATVVPASATYERQGITYVYKVQGDTLATTSAIQVIDRVDNMVIVKEGIAPGDKIVAKGVGKLRDKTPIVAQSASFDSIAQGLEKVFK from the coding sequence ATGAAAAAGATAAATCAACTTTATTTATTTCCCATTGCTTTAGGGATTTTATTTATGCTTACTTCCTGTGGCGAAGAAAAAACGGGACAACAAGCTCCACAAGCGTTACCATTTCCGGTAGTTACCGTACCTACAAAAACGGTTACCGCTTATGCTACTTACCCAACCAGTTTAGAGGGTATAATTAATAGTGAAGTTCGCGCAAAAACTTCCGGTTATATTACACAGGTTTTGGTGGACGAAGGAGAAAAAGTAAAAAAAGGGCAAACACTTTTTAGGTTAGAAACCCAGGCATTGAGTCAAGATGCGGCTGCTGCCAAAGCTAATGTGAATGCCGCACAGGTGGAGGTTAATAAACTAAAACCACTCGTTGAAAAAAATATAATTAGCGGTGTACAATTAGAAACGGCGAAGGCAAAATTGGCCCAAGCCCAAAGCGGGTATAACGCTATTGCTGCAAACATAGGGTACGCCACAATAAAAAGTCCTGTTGATGGCTATGTTGGGGCTATACCTTTTAGGGAGGGTGCTTTAATTAGCCCAACCTCTCAAATGCCTTTAACAACGGTTGCTAATATTGAAAAGATATATGCTTTCTTTTCACTAAATGAAAAAGCGTATTTAGATTTTATTGAAAAGAACGAAGGTAGCACCTTAGAGGAAAAAATTAAAAATCTTCCGAAAGTGCGGTTAGTACTAGCCAATGGAAGTCTTTATGATAAAGAGGGAACTATAGAAACTATAAACTCGCAGGTAAATCCATCTACCGGTACAGTGTCTTTTAGAGCAGTTTTTGACAACCCAAATAGAATTCTGTCAAGTGGTTATAGTGGAATAATACAACTTCCAAATACCTATGAAAACGCAACGGTTGTACCTGCCTCCGCTACGTATGAAAGACAAGGAATAACGTATGTGTATAAAGTACAAGGCGATACTCTTGCAACAACTAGCGCTATTCAGGTAATAGACCGTGTAGATAACATGGTAATAGTAAAAGAAGGCATAGCGCCAGGCGATAAAATTGTTGCGAAAGGAGTTGGAAAACTACGAGATAAAACTCCTATTGTTGCTCAGTCAGCTAGCTTTGATAGTATTGCACAAGGATTAGAAAAAGTATTTAAATAA
- a CDS encoding alpha-2-macroglobulin family protein: MKTLLKFLPVLLLFFVFSCKDKDKHSETDNLFKFKDYISYNTYGNQSITTAIRVELAKPLEQFEMTQELSADDYLKISPSTKGKLIVENGKTLIFQPSEYLKPDTEYTVTVKLNKFYEDISADFKTYTFSFHTITPNFKVEVGKLQSYSKQWQYVEASIEASDVISLEKAKQLVSVSQDGKSLKLKWPAEAADAKYFNFKIDSINRKIDDSEIIIKWDGKPIDAENKGENTFAIPGQNNFTIIDISSTLAPAALLSINFSDPLLENQDFAGLVTIENTQDLRYEVNGNVLNVYPPNRVVGDVKVTVFTGIKNTEGFGLKKEFSELVSFEQLKPAVRMISKGVILPNSTSTPVYFEAENLSKVDVRIIKIYENNVLQFLQSYNLNDNNTYDIKRVGRRIAKKTITLQNDNLGNNGNWKAYAINLSEYFKADPGAIYQLELSFKKDYITYDCAEMISEEDNSEDNGYSDDYYEDDPYYANDATEDEELREERYWDNEIYRWRNYTYNWEQQDNPCHPAYYNEERVVTANILGSDLGLIVKKGNNRSYHFFATNLISAKPEGGVKIKLFNYQQQLIETVTTESDGSTLYDSNRNAAFAVAQKGNNYAYVKLEDGNALSMSNFDISGKELQKGLKGYTYTERGVYRPGDSIHLTFVLNDNANPLPKNHPVTLSVTDARGKLVQRTVLNASDSPFRGVQGGFYYFPIATDVSAPTGNWNATVTVGGAQFSHTLKVATIKPNRLKIKLDFEDEILDATKPVKGTASAMWLHGSPARNLKIDMTATLRASNSAFPKYPKYNFIDPIRKFEEVEIPILDAQLSSEGSTSFSQNLEVGKNAPGMLKATFLTKVYEGGGDFSMDIFSKDLAPFSHFVGLKSPEAGRYGSYFTDENTNFDVVSVDAQGKAAANRELEVKVFKIEWRWWWNRGEDNLSTYENSTVHRPVKEFTVKTDGSGKGKFTVNIPEEEGGRYLIRVIDKQSGHATGRITYFYRNWWQRPSDGDAESARMLLFSADKEKYNVGEEAFITFPSGSDGRALISVENGTEVLTTHWIETKKGETKAAIKITKEMAPNIYVNISLLQPHSQTKNDLPIRLYGVIPLSVEDPSTVLHPQITMPNVLKPEENFTVKVSEEKGKPMTYTLAVVDEGLLDLTRFATPDIHDAFYSREALGVKTFDMYDYVIGAYSGSVDNIYAIGGGDAALGAKNRKADRFKPVVKYLGPFELAAGKTATHTLVMPNYVGSVRTMVIAGDKTKSAYGSVDKTTPVRTPLMVLASLPRKLSPGETVTLPVTVFAMENKVKTATITVKTGDALKPKNGASKTVSFSSPGEQIVNFEFEVLPTKKFQTIEVTASGNGEKASYKVEIDVENPNPISQKAINYTLDGNASQTITFETFGVPGSNAAMLEFSTLPPMDFGKRMEYLIHYPYGCLEQVTSSAFPQLYLADVFDITFEKKKEIEKNVKAAIERLGRFQLPNGGLSYWPGEREADEWSTNFAGHFMLEAKQKGYALPISFMSNWLLYQQNAARQWRNSYKVYNSSLTQAYRLYTLALAGKPELASMNRLRESKELSNDAKWRLAAAYALAGKKEVAQQIAQTANINFVPQKYDYYTYGSPFRNRAMALETLVLLGDSKQRDLAISVAKDLSSGNWYSTQETSYALMAMAKMVAKNGGKAMELTFTNGGKSVKVKTDRAIAQRDLSFVMGSNSVSVTNLKGNVVYVTLSQHGKLPLGKELAERRNLSLKAEYLDGVGKPMDISTVRQGTEIIAKVSVTNTSNNEINNVALSKIFPSGWEIVNTSFSELGGGASGNARYTDIRDDRVNFFFDLKKNETKTFAVKLNASYLGTYYLPGTQVEAMYDNSYYARNKGMWVTIEQ, encoded by the coding sequence CCCAAATTTTAAGGTTGAAGTAGGAAAACTTCAAAGCTATAGCAAGCAATGGCAATATGTTGAAGCATCTATTGAAGCGTCGGATGTAATTTCATTGGAAAAAGCGAAGCAATTAGTTTCGGTTTCGCAAGATGGAAAAAGTTTAAAGCTGAAATGGCCAGCGGAAGCTGCTGACGCCAAATATTTCAATTTTAAAATTGACAGTATCAACCGAAAAATAGACGATTCCGAAATCATTATTAAATGGGATGGCAAACCAATTGATGCTGAAAACAAAGGTGAAAATACATTTGCAATTCCAGGTCAAAACAATTTTACAATCATTGACATCAGTAGTACGTTGGCACCTGCCGCGCTTTTGAGCATTAATTTTTCCGATCCTTTGCTGGAAAATCAGGATTTTGCAGGCTTGGTAACTATTGAAAACACGCAGGATTTACGGTACGAAGTCAATGGAAATGTACTAAATGTGTATCCGCCAAACCGCGTGGTTGGCGATGTAAAAGTCACCGTATTTACAGGAATAAAAAACACGGAAGGTTTCGGATTGAAGAAGGAATTTTCAGAATTGGTTTCCTTTGAACAGTTAAAACCCGCCGTTCGGATGATTTCAAAAGGCGTCATTCTTCCAAATTCTACTTCAACGCCGGTTTATTTTGAAGCGGAAAATCTTTCAAAAGTCGATGTTCGCATCATTAAAATTTACGAAAATAACGTGTTGCAATTTCTTCAAAGTTATAATTTGAATGATAACAATACCTACGATATTAAACGCGTGGGAAGACGAATTGCCAAAAAAACCATCACCCTTCAGAATGACAATTTGGGCAACAACGGCAATTGGAAAGCCTACGCCATCAATCTTTCGGAATATTTTAAGGCAGATCCCGGCGCTATCTATCAGTTGGAACTCAGTTTTAAAAAGGATTATATTACTTACGATTGTGCCGAAATGATTTCGGAAGAAGATAATTCCGAAGATAACGGATATTCTGATGATTATTACGAAGATGACCCCTATTATGCCAACGATGCCACCGAAGATGAGGAACTACGCGAAGAGCGCTATTGGGACAATGAAATTTACCGCTGGCGGAATTACACCTATAATTGGGAGCAGCAGGACAATCCGTGCCACCCCGCATATTACAACGAAGAGCGCGTAGTTACCGCAAATATTTTGGGCTCCGATTTAGGATTGATTGTGAAAAAAGGCAACAATAGATCGTATCATTTTTTTGCTACGAATCTTATTTCCGCAAAGCCTGAGGGCGGAGTAAAAATCAAACTTTTTAATTATCAGCAGCAATTAATTGAAACCGTTACTACAGAGAGTGATGGATCCACTCTTTACGATAGTAACAGAAATGCAGCTTTCGCCGTAGCTCAAAAAGGAAACAATTATGCCTACGTTAAACTGGAAGACGGTAACGCCCTTTCAATGAGTAATTTCGACATTTCGGGGAAAGAATTGCAAAAGGGCTTAAAAGGATACACTTACACCGAACGCGGCGTTTACCGTCCCGGTGACAGTATTCACTTGACTTTTGTGTTGAACGATAACGCAAATCCACTTCCAAAAAACCATCCGGTTACACTTTCAGTAACCGATGCCCGCGGAAAACTCGTTCAAAGAACGGTTTTGAATGCGAGTGATTCCCCCTTTCGGGGGGTGCAGGGGGGCTTCTATTATTTCCCAATCGCCACAGACGTATCCGCCCCAACCGGAAATTGGAACGCAACCGTAACCGTTGGTGGCGCACAATTCAGTCACACTCTAAAAGTAGCAACCATAAAACCAAACCGCTTAAAAATCAAACTTGATTTTGAAGATGAAATCCTCGATGCAACAAAGCCCGTAAAAGGAACCGCAAGCGCAATGTGGCTTCACGGCTCGCCTGCGCGCAATTTGAAAATTGATATGACCGCTACGCTTCGCGCCAGCAATTCCGCTTTTCCGAAATATCCGAAATACAATTTTATCGACCCAATCCGAAAATTTGAGGAGGTTGAAATTCCTATTTTGGATGCGCAACTTTCTTCGGAAGGCAGTACTTCTTTCAGCCAAAACCTGGAAGTTGGAAAGAACGCTCCCGGAATGTTGAAAGCTACTTTTTTAACGAAAGTGTACGAAGGCGGTGGCGATTTTTCAATGGATATTTTTTCAAAGGATTTAGCGCCATTCTCACATTTTGTCGGTTTAAAATCGCCCGAAGCCGGCCGTTACGGTTCTTATTTTACAGATGAAAACACAAATTTTGATGTGGTTTCCGTAGATGCCCAAGGCAAAGCTGCAGCCAATCGCGAACTGGAAGTAAAAGTCTTTAAAATTGAATGGCGTTGGTGGTGGAATCGGGGAGAAGACAATCTTTCAACCTATGAAAATTCAACCGTGCATCGTCCGGTGAAAGAATTCACCGTAAAAACCGATGGCAGCGGAAAGGGGAAATTCACAGTAAATATTCCCGAAGAAGAGGGCGGAAGATATTTAATTCGCGTAATCGATAAACAATCCGGGCACGCAACAGGGCGCATTACATATTTCTACCGAAATTGGTGGCAACGCCCAAGCGACGGTGATGCTGAAAGTGCACGAATGTTACTTTTTTCCGCAGATAAAGAAAAATACAACGTTGGCGAGGAAGCGTTTATAACCTTTCCTTCAGGAAGTGATGGCCGAGCTTTGATTAGCGTTGAAAACGGCACCGAGGTTTTAACAACGCATTGGATTGAAACCAAAAAGGGCGAAACCAAAGCTGCGATAAAAATTACAAAGGAAATGGCGCCGAATATTTATGTGAATATTTCGCTGTTACAGCCGCACAGCCAGACGAAAAATGATTTGCCAATACGGCTTTACGGCGTTATTCCGCTTTCGGTGGAAGATCCTTCAACTGTTTTGCATCCACAAATTACGATGCCAAATGTGTTGAAACCTGAGGAAAATTTCACCGTAAAAGTTTCCGAGGAAAAAGGCAAACCGATGACTTATACTTTGGCGGTTGTGGATGAAGGTTTATTGGATTTAACCCGCTTCGCAACGCCTGATATTCACGATGCTTTTTACAGTCGTGAAGCTCTGGGCGTAAAAACCTTTGATATGTATGATTACGTGATTGGCGCGTATTCCGGCAGCGTGGATAATATTTACGCAATTGGCGGTGGCGATGCGGCTTTGGGTGCAAAAAACCGAAAAGCGGACCGGTTTAAACCGGTTGTAAAATATCTTGGACCATTCGAACTCGCCGCCGGAAAAACAGCGACGCATACTTTAGTGATGCCGAATTATGTGGGATCCGTTCGGACTATGGTAATTGCCGGTGATAAAACGAAAAGTGCCTACGGAAGTGTCGATAAAACTACGCCCGTCCGTACACCATTAATGGTGCTGGCTTCGCTTCCGCGGAAATTGTCGCCGGGCGAAACCGTTACGCTTCCCGTTACCGTTTTTGCGATGGAAAATAAAGTGAAAACTGCTACGATTACTGTGAAAACTGGCGATGCATTGAAACCGAAAAATGGTGCTTCAAAAACTGTTTCTTTCAGCAGTCCGGGCGAGCAAATTGTGAATTTTGAATTCGAAGTTTTACCAACCAAGAAATTTCAAACTATTGAAGTAACCGCTTCTGGCAACGGCGAAAAGGCGAGTTATAAAGTAGAAATCGATGTGGAAAACCCGAATCCTATTTCGCAAAAAGCTATAAATTATACGTTGGATGGAAACGCTTCGCAAACCATTACTTTTGAAACTTTTGGCGTGCCCGGAAGCAATGCTGCGATGCTTGAATTTTCAACCTTGCCACCGATGGATTTTGGCAAACGAATGGAATATTTAATCCACTATCCGTATGGCTGTTTGGAACAAGTTACATCGTCGGCCTTTCCGCAGCTTTATTTAGCAGATGTTTTCGACATAACTTTCGAAAAAAAGAAAGAAATTGAGAAAAACGTAAAAGCTGCAATTGAACGTTTGGGCAGATTTCAACTCCCCAATGGCGGACTTTCGTATTGGCCAGGAGAACGGGAAGCGGATGAATGGAGTACCAATTTTGCAGGTCATTTTATGCTCGAAGCCAAGCAAAAAGGGTATGCACTTCCTATAAGTTTTATGAGCAATTGGTTGCTATATCAACAAAATGCAGCACGCCAATGGCGAAATAGTTACAAGGTTTACAATTCCAGTTTAACGCAGGCTTATCGGCTTTACACATTGGCGCTGGCTGGAAAACCGGAATTGGCATCGATGAATCGACTTCGCGAAAGCAAGGAATTGAGCAATGATGCAAAATGGCGTTTGGCAGCTGCGTACGCTTTGGCTGGAAAAAAAGAAGTTGCACAACAAATTGCACAAACGGCCAACATAAATTTTGTTCCGCAGAAGTATGATTATTACACTTATGGCTCGCCTTTCAGAAATAGGGCGATGGCTTTGGAAACTTTGGTGCTTTTGGGTGATTCGAAACAACGCGATTTAGCGATTTCTGTTGCGAAGGATTTGTCATCCGGAAATTGGTACAGCACCCAGGAAACTTCGTATGCGCTGATGGCAATGGCGAAAATGGTTGCCAAAAACGGCGGAAAAGCGATGGAACTTACGTTTACAAATGGCGGAAAATCTGTTAAGGTAAAAACCGATCGGGCCATTGCGCAGCGCGATCTTTCGTTTGTAATGGGAAGTAATTCCGTTTCTGTGACCAACTTAAAAGGAAATGTGGTTTACGTTACGCTTTCACAACATGGAAAACTTCCATTGGGAAAGGAACTTGCCGAACGACGCAATCTTTCATTGAAAGCCGAATATTTGGACGGTGTCGGGAAACCAATGGATATTTCAACTGTAAGACAGGGAACTGAAATCATTGCAAAGGTGAGTGTAACCAATACTTCCAATAATGAAATAAATAATGTGGCGCTCTCAAAAATCTTCCCAAGCGGCTGGGAAATTGTAAACACAAGTTTTTCTGAATTGGGTGGCGGCGCAAGTGGAAATGCGCGATACACAGACATTCGCGACGACCGCGTGAATTTTTTCTTCGATTTAAAGAAAAATGAAACGAAAACTTTCGCCGTGAAATTAAATGCATCCTATTTAGGAACGTATTATTTGCCCGGAACGCAGGTTGAGGCTATGTATGATAATAGCTATTATGCGAGGAATAAAGGGATGTGGGTAACGATTGAACAGTAA
- a CDS encoding GbsR/MarR family transcriptional regulator — MTKRKNLIEKLGVHIEGKEQIAPLAARILATLILTGKQGTTFEALVCELGASKSTISTHLTTLQAASRITYYTKSGDRKKYFILIPDVMIHAMADMLKNWKCEQRLHLEIMEYKKEINESLPKDSDEIFDLEFHTDYLEFLNQASASIEKLQKKLTEKNTNN; from the coding sequence TTGACTAAACGAAAAAATTTAATTGAAAAGCTTGGCGTGCATATAGAAGGAAAGGAGCAAATTGCGCCTTTGGCCGCCAGGATTTTGGCAACGCTAATACTAACGGGCAAACAGGGAACAACCTTTGAGGCCTTGGTTTGTGAACTGGGAGCAAGTAAAAGTACAATATCTACCCATCTTACCACCTTACAAGCGGCCAGTAGAATTACATATTATACAAAATCTGGTGATCGGAAAAAATATTTCATCTTAATTCCGGATGTTATGATTCATGCCATGGCCGATATGCTAAAAAATTGGAAATGTGAACAGCGGTTGCATTTAGAAATAATGGAATATAAAAAGGAAATAAATGAATCGCTTCCCAAGGATTCCGATGAAATCTTCGATTTGGAATTTCATACAGATTACTTGGAATTTCTAAATCAAGCGAGCGCTTCTATTGAAAAACTTCAAAAAAAACTTACTGAAAAAAATACAAACAACTAA
- a CDS encoding type II toxin-antitoxin system RelE/ParE family toxin: MDDKVKGIHWSPEAERDLEEIFEFYFKNSPNSASKNIVSIITETEKMVFTKQWQVDEFDPTCRRVIVKGKFRVVYKIINEFILVTAVYPTKKNPENFRKE, translated from the coding sequence ATGGATGATAAAGTTAAAGGCATCCATTGGTCTCCCGAAGCCGAACGGGATTTGGAAGAGATTTTTGAATTCTATTTTAAAAACTCCCCAAATTCTGCTTCTAAAAATATAGTAAGCATAATTACAGAAACCGAAAAAATGGTCTTTACCAAACAATGGCAGGTGGATGAGTTTGACCCAACTTGCCGAAGAGTTATTGTTAAAGGAAAATTTAGAGTCGTTTATAAAATTATAAATGAATTTATTTTAGTTACAGCCGTTTATCCTACAAAGAAAAATCCTGAAAACTTCCGAAAAGAATAA